The window GGCACAGGCTCCGACAGGGGGTTCTCCCTCTCCCACGCTCTGACCTCCAAGGCCCTCCTAGTCCTGCCTCCCCTGAGAGCTAGCCCCCCCAGCAGTGTGGATGTTCTGGGTAAGAACAGTAAGAACGTCTTCTGGCAGTCAGACGAGAAGGTGGTGAGAGGGGAGAAGGATGAGTGTGTGGCTCATGGCTATGGATTGAAAACAGTAGACGGGAAAGGTGACAAGAGACACTTTGAGCTGACCAAGCGCCTCGTGCTCACCAAGGGGGCCTCCTTCTCTCCGCACGTGGCCCCGACAAACCTGCTGGCCGACTCCGAGCCGTGCTGCCTGCGATGGTCCCTCCTGACCGAGAGGAGCTCCGGGTGTCCTCCCAACCCCAACGGCGTCCACTACTTGGCCACGTTGCAGCTTTTGCAGAAAGAAGGACTACAAAACTACAGGTCCACGTTGAAGGCCAAGGACCCGAGACCTCTCAGGAACCCCCAGAGGCACCTTCTGGCAAAGACCAAACAGGAAAGCAGTCCCCAAGTGCTGGAGACCAAAGTGTTCCCAAGACCTCTCTTGCCGTCCCTCACCGTGAGCAGAGTTGTTATCCCCCTCTCTACTCAGAGATACCTCTGACCTGTCACAATAGAATTCCCTGGGAATAAGCGAGCTTGAAAGTCATttgtcctctctcccctcccccctgccttttcacggcctcctcctcctcctccatcccttcttctCTCACTTCTCCTTCTtcactccctcctttctctctctcttcctctacctcatccttttttttttttttgacacagtaGAACTAGAGGGAATTGGTCATTCTTGAATGGGGTTGGATCTAGTCTCCCATACACCAGAGTGGGCGCAGCGGCTCGAGTCTGTACGTAatctagctgctcgggaggcagGGATTGTGGGACTCCAACGGGTGGCTGGGTATGGGGTGCACTCCTGTCACCCTCAGTGACACAGGAAAGCACAAGTAGAGTCATAGCCTATGCCAGCCCCTAAAATAAGGAATGCAACAaggggactggaggtgtgacttcaaggggtagagcacctctCCGgtaagtttgaggccctgagttcaattccctgtAACgtcaacaccccccaccccccaataccAAACCCTAAGCAACAGCATATTTGATGTGTGTGTTATAGGTatttataactgtaatcccagcacttagaaggctTAATTCAAAGTTGGGCAacctagcaagaccctgtcttaagAGAAAAACACATAATAACGACCAAATCCATATTCTTCCTCCCTGCTTTTGCGCTCATTTGCTGAATGCAAATTGGCAGTGCCTGCTCCAGCTCCTGCTGAAGCCATAGGGTGACAGAGAATGGGGGCCCTGCCCCCACGCCACCCCGAGAGCTCTCTGGGAATCGTTTTCTGGCCCACGGCAGCACCTTAAGGACATTGCCTTAGATAGATTGATTGCGTCCTAAACTTTTGAAGCAGGCAAAAAcggcttccttttctctcccaagAGAGACCTAAAATGCTGTTAACTGAAAATGCCCAGGGTCCAAGGTGTCTTATCCTTGCTCCGTGTCAAGGGGCCTGCCTGTCGCCTCCCCCGCCCAGGACATCAGTGCCCCTGGCATGCTCATCTATGCACATGGTCCTGCATCCCAAGGGACCGGGGCCTCCTGTTGCAAGACTCTGCGTCTGAAAGCCTTTGTACAGTCCTAGAAAATGCAATCTGCAAACAGGTTAGGAATAGTTGACTTTTGCCAGGCTCTGGTTTCTCACGCCTTGTAATCTGAGCTACGTAGAaggctgaggatcactgttggaagccaggcaggaaagctggtgagactcttaccccaataaacgactcagaaaaaaagtggaagtggtgctgtggctcaagtggaagagcgttagccttgagcatagagacggtacccaggccctgagttcaagccccaggattggcaaaaaagaaaacaaaagaacagttgacctttggggggtggggtggggggaggggcttgaactcagggcctgggcactgtccctgagctcttcagctcaaggctagcactctaccacttgtactacagtgccacttctggttttctggtgttcattggagataagagtctcgcagactttcctgcccaggttggctttgaactgtgatcctcagatctcagcctcctgagtagccaggattataggcctgagccacagacTAGTTGGCTTTTGGGGGAAGAGAAGTCACTGTGATTTTATCTCATCCCCACCGTCTTCCTCTAATCTTACCTTGCATCTAACGTTGAGAATGAGGTGAAGTGTTACTGTCTCTTTTTTTGTTCTCCTGGCCTCATTTCTTACCTGTATTAGTACTTCAGTTGTACATTAATTTCGTGTTGTAAATGAGTTACATTTTTAACACCAGTGATGTTAGCCAAAGTACCTGATGATGTCTTTCTGGAATCTTCTCTGTGGTGTAGTTTGGGCTTACCTTGTCTCTTTGTGGATCTAGCCCTTGCCCTGAATTCTCTCTTTggaagtcctggggtttgaactcaaggcctcgcacTCGGTAGGCAGGTGCCGAGCCTCCTTAGCCATGCGTCCAGCTTGCCCCAGTTTTCTTTTCGATTAGCCTCAGGACGTCTAAACCAGGCTGCTGCTGTCCAGGCAGTTATGCAGATAAAGGAGCCCTGCTGCATAGAAAGCAATTGCCCATCACAGCTCTGAGCCGCCGTCCAAGCGTTGAGGGGAAACCAGACCTTGCAGTCAGGGTGGCGGGGCAGGTGCCCGTGGCCACTGCCCACTCAAGCCATGGTCGCAGGTTTGCTTCCTTAATTCTCTCCAGACTCTTCCGTGTTTGGCTGGTGTCTGGTAACCAGAATTAGTTAAAATCATCTAAACTCCAGTTTTTGTTGAaaccccagcacccagcatggtaCCTTCAGCCACCTGCAGAGGGCGCAGGGGGCCAGGGCTGGCGAGCTGAGGCGGGGTGGCAGGGGGGTGGGGcggcaggggggcggggcggggggaggggggggagacagGGAGGCCTGTGGCATGGAAACGCTGTGCACACAAGAAGGCTAAATCAAAAGAAGGCCTTGCTATGTTTGGACGAGGACCTAGGTCTCCAGCCGCTGGGGAAGACATTCTCATTTTTCACTTCTTACTCTTAGGATGAAATTTCCCTGGACCTCAGACAGAATCGGATTgctctccatctctccttcctccGAGTCCAGGCTGgtgcctgggggggcgggggggggggggagtgtgctcCGGAGCTGCAGGCTGAGTCACTGagtagcaagccagggaaggaagaaCGGGGCTTCCTGGCAGATAGGCGCTGGGGCATCTCTTCTGCTGTGGCGGGGACACGCTGGGAGCCTGGGGCGGGCCCAGGGCCACGCTCCTGACCGCGAAGCTCAGCTGGGCCCGGAACGCGGAGCCTGGTAGATTTGCGCTGCCGGCCGCCCTGTGCCCACTGCAGTGACGCGGTCATTCCTAAGCTCTCCCCCCTTCTGTCATTTCAGCCCAGTCGACTTGCCAGCAAACCTTATTACAGACTGGAAATGGTGAACAGTTCTTTCGGAGCCAGGTTCCCATCAGCTTCCTCTGGATCCTGGCCCTTCCAGTATGAAgtgaagaaaaaaagtgaatttcAGTTTATACGTTTCAGAAGTTGTTACTAGCCAGGCATCCCGCAGCAGCATTCagaaggctggggcaggaggattgtgagttcgaGGTTAGGCCAGGCTAACCTCCAGCTCACAAgctagcctggactatatagcaagaccctgtctcgttggggggtggggggaagctgtTAATAGTAAAACCCTAAAGAAGAAAGCctaaagagattttaaaatattttttggatAAaaggtggtggtagagtgcttgcctagtgagcttgaggccctgagttcaaatcccagcgcCCGGGATGAGGGTTGGGTGTTCTCTCTGGTCTCTGCAGCTTCCCGATTGCTGGGCTCGGCACTGCACTTGCAGCGAGGCATGGTGACGTCCCATTCCGCTCAGCAGCTGGCTGCACAGGCCCGGCCTAGGGCTGTTGGGCCTCGGCTGCCGCCATTTTGGACCGGGTGCTCCTTGTATTGGCAGCCCCCCGACCTCTAGATGTCACAGATGCCAGTAGCAGCCACCCCAAAATAATGTGCAGACATTGCCATCTTCCCCCCAAGGGCAAACTCACCCCAGTGAAGGGACAGTATGGCGGGGAACCCTGACAGGCTCTGCCCTTGGCTTGGTGGCctctagaaagacaaccaaagcTGCTATCCATGGGGACAGGCTCTCATGGCAGCCACAGGGAGCCTGTTCAGGGAGAGTTATGGCTTTCCTGGTCCACTACCTGCCTTCGCCAGATTACCAAGATAGAAACGCTTACACCTCTTGTCTTTATTCAGAATCCCCCCGAGTTTAGGCAGCACTGTTCCCTGCACTCCCTGCTTGTCCTAATCGGATGTACTACACATCCACCTGTGCCACGTGGCATGCCGTACTAACCACCACTGTGTCCCTGTAGCTGAGCTCCGTGGAAACCTTGACAAAACAAAGTGTCTCTGTTTATTACAAGTCGGGGGGTGggaagcatggcccaagtggtagagcacttttgcaaggtactgagttcaaaactctagcgccaatgggggaaaaaatcctACTTGAGGGCAGCAAACCTGAAAAACATCCTGCGGTCCGTCCCTGTGCGCGCGCACATCACGGGCTGTGACTGTTCTCGTGCCTCTGAATGCAAAAGAACTGGCAGTCACTCATCTGTGGTGAGCTGCGTGTGCGCTTGACCGTGGTGTTGGGGCTAACGCCCCGGGCCCTAGTACAGTTCACCGCTCCTAGTTTATGTGGCCATTTCTCCAAATCCTCACAATTGGTTTTTCCTAATTAAAATTTAAGATGATGGGAAGTTAGAGAAAACACTTAACCATTATAGTAGCTATTTACAGAACTTAAAAATCCAAGCTCTTATTTCTTTAGCACATTATCTTGTTATATGGGTGAAAATTATACATTTTGTAAGTTTCCCAAATAAATGGGCAgaacctacagaaaaaaaaaatgtgcactgCCTTACAAAAGCTATTTCAATGAACTAAGATAACCATGAGTAAATAAATCCTAACACAGTTTGCCAAAGTGTGGATTGTTTTCCAAATGTATGGTATAAAGCTTCAATTTAGGGAAGCTTCCTTTTCAAGTTGGTTAAAGAGTTGATGGCTGACTATCCTTTGGTAATACGCTAATTGAGAAATACTAACTTTTGACAAATGTTTATTGTGGCACTAAAGTCTGAAGTCACTAAATTTCTCATTacagcacaggaaaaaagaagataaagtagGAGAGGGATCAGTTACACATTCATTCCTCAGCAGCATGGTCCTAAAACCATATTCCACCCCGGACATGGGAAAGGCAGTGGACCACCAGAAAGCAGACAGTAGCGTACTATAAGCAGCAAGAAGACCCGGAAGCTCAGAGGAGCTCTGACTCATATCATTCCAATAAGCTTGCTCCTGTAGGCTAACACGAGCAAAAAAGTCTTTGCATTGAGCAATTTGCACTGACAAGACATAATTGTCTGTTGAGGTTATACACATACTTTTGAGAATAACAAGCCCTCTTGGTGCTgtttcaacttttattttttgagacacttgattattttactgataaaatgaaaaagatcatttgttttacttatttattggttCTTTCCTGTAGCCTGTGGCCTGTAATATTGTTTCCGAGTAGAATCTCAAGAATTGATGGAGGGGTTGTGGCAATAAGTTCCTCTTAGGCCAAGCTGTGAAGTTTGTGGATCTATTACAAAGTTACAAATACTTTTATATTgtagttatttctaagtttatgAAAGAACTGAATGGATTTTGGTAATCTAGATCAAGTATGATACAAACAATActgcttttattcatttatataaattTGGGCCTTGTTCCTTCTCAAAATGCTTGTGTCTTAATGTGATGCACTGGTAGCTAATGTTGGAGAGCCAATAGCCTACTTGTTCCTTAGTCCTTGTCTCTTGATATGTCAGTGTATCTGCTAATAAATACAGTTCCAACAACTGAGTCTACTTGGTTTTAACACTGCAAGCATGATTTCCTTGTCATAAGAATAATTtactaagggctggggatgtggcttagcagtagagtgcttgcctggcatgcatgaagccttgggttccatacacagaaaaggccggaaggggcgccatggctcaagacatagagtgctagccttgagcaaaaagagctcagggacagtgctcaggccttgagttcaagccctaagacaggcaaaaaaaaagaaagaaaagaaaatgacatttggTGACTGCACAGAGTAAACTCAGGTACTTTGAATACGTTTTCCAAAAGACCCCTAAATTCCTAAGGCATATAGTATCTAAACCAAAAGAGAAACTCTGGTAATAGACTATCTTATTAAGGAAAATTGTTGCCTGTTTTCCTGAACTAAAgtaaaacaataatgaaaatataactgGGTATAATCACTTCATCACTGTCTTTCTCAGGATGGTATGTTTGTAAAGCTAAGACATCGTAATTTTAAGAACAGCATGAGTAGGGTGAAGAATTCACACAAAAGATAGAATTCTAGGCTCTTTAATCACTGAATTTCAGGTTTTACAAATAGTCTTAGGACAGACAATTGGGGTGACGAAAGTTTTGTGGGGGCACTTCTTGTACATGATGAACAATTACATGCTCCATTTTTTCTGTACGTAACTATTGGCTAGGATAACAAACATTGTCACAGAAACAAATATTAAAGCTGCAGATCACTGCATTTGTATTTACAAAAAGCCATAAATAAACATGCACCTCCTTTATTAGGACAACTTAAATAGAGGTTTAAATATTAAGGCTGTGATGATCCTAAAACATGAAAATTTAAGTTAAGGCTTTATGTTTGCTCTGAAACCCACATTCCTAGGCAACTATGACCAAAGCCAAGGTTTTCTCCTGGGAAGAGTCCGTCTGGCGTGACAAGGCCATCTTATTAACCCATTATCAAGCCCAGTGCACTAAGTGGATGGGTAGGCTAATAGCAACAGTATCCATTTGATTTAACAAATCAATttcttcttacattttattttggggACTTACCCACAGGAAGAACAGAGAATTTGGGGTAGACTTAGAGAACTCACAACTGTACTCATTCTTACTGGCCTGCAAGTTGGGCAACAACCAGGAATTCAGTCTGCTTGGCACAGAAAAACCCTCACTCCGCCATGATTTTGCCTCTACACAGAAAAAAGTCCTTGAATACCAAAACACTAGGTTTTCACCATCTTCACAGAGTACCGCACTGGAGATGGGTCTGTTGCGTAATTGTCAGTGTCACAGCAAGTTACTGGACCAAAGTGCTTCCTTGTTTTAGGGAAAAGTGAGCGGTGGATGGGAGGAAAGGGCCCCACGAAAGCATGGGCTGCATTCTGGCCCTGTCAAGCTTAGGGACACCACACACTGAGACTCGGCTGGGGCCACGGGTGTCCTTTCCAACACGAAGAGGGACAGTGAGACGGTGGGAAGCCTCCCAGGGCCTCACCTGACCCGCGGGAGAGCGAGGAGCATGTACTGTGAAACACGGCGGGTCTGTCATCTCCAGAATGCCGTCCGTCTGGTTTGCATGTTACTGGGCTGGCTGGCTGATGGCTGGTAGCTCCTGGGCAGCCTCAGGATGGGGACTGGCCATGGGGGAGACGAAGGCTATGCAAAGGGGGAGAAGGACCGAGAGTGAAGCTAACCAAGCTCATGTAATGAAAGCTCCCGTCAAACCCCAAAGCACTGGCTCTGGAGCACTTGTAGGTAGCCGGGAGGCAGGCGTGCCAGGAGGTGGAGGCCggttccccttcccccacctctccccgaGCACCTCAGCAGTAACACGATTTTCCTGAGTTCCAGTAGTGGCTCTAGCACATGAACTACATCACAAGACACCCAGCCAGGGTCTGCTGCCAGCCCGGCTGCTGGCTGGCATGCAGAAAACCGCACATCTGGTCACCCAGAGGAAAACGTTTCAAAAGCAGAGCACCCCCCAGGGTACCCCGAGGATAAACCAAGAGCCGTGACTGCGCCACCGGTCCCTGTGGTTTGGCTGCCTTAATCTTGCGGGAGGGTGGCTCGGGGCACCGCTGCTCGTGCGAGGCGGTACCGCAGCAGCGGAGCTCCCGAGGACGGACCGTGCACCGCCCCAGCCGCGGGAGCAGCTCACGGGAGAAAGGACAGCGACCACACGACAATGTGCAAAGCGCAAGACGATGGCGGTTTTCCTTGGTGTGAGACGGGGCTGTGGCGGTGGCGGTCTCGGAACACAGAGCCCTGGCGCGGGCGTGGCGGCAGTTCCTGGCGCATTAGGAAGGCTCCAGGAGTTTGCACCCCAGTACCTCGCAAGCCTCGCTTCGGCTGAATGGCTGTGTGGGTTTTAAAATACAGGTCTGAAATACACTTACAAAAAACAAAGGACGAAAAGACAAGCTGTGAGAGCAAATGTAGGCAACGCAAACACTCATCTTGAACTCAACATCTTACGCTTTATAATACACTCACATGGACACAGTGTACAgaaggcggagggagggaggagcgcaGTCGCTACATTCCATAGTCAGCATCGTCGGCGGTGTCTCGTCCGCATGGCGGCGCCAGCGCCACACAGGGTGCTCAGAAGGTGGAGACCGTGCTCAGCTCTGCACACGTCTGGGTTTCCACGGAGCTGAACTGAGACTCCATCGTGTTCCAGGCCAAATCGGCCACGAGAAAGTCGTTGATGGCTGTCTGAGTCTCATTGCTGGTGAAGAACAAGCTCCCCAGGGCTTCAAAACCAGAACTCATGGTCTGTG is drawn from Perognathus longimembris pacificus isolate PPM17 chromosome 10, ASM2315922v1, whole genome shotgun sequence and contains these coding sequences:
- the C10H16orf46 gene encoding uncharacterized protein C16orf46 homolog isoform X2 translates to MDLCQENETDLENNESKTTEAIEETFTCPDERRAKSHVCCLLQISDITFQEDRRVNEFVIGTGWEEAVRGWGRTSPAACIWPRKKLKKARAGEGSGSGCLQCVSLSQVNLEAKPSLEARRWETKAVADLGPGLGPEKNWNASSQIPGPSQVPSTAPRESNRICFPNYIHGEKKSLQIKEFIWCLDEWDTPEGLSGKASRSPSRGTGSDRGFSLSHALTSKALLVLPPLRASPPSSVDVLGKNSKNVFWQSDEKVVRGEKDECVAHGYGLKTVDGKGDKRHFELTKRLVLTKGASFSPHVAPTNLLADSEPCCLRWSLLTERSSGCPPNPNGVHYLATLQLLQKEGLQNYRSTLKAKDPRPLRNPQRHLLAKTKQESSPQVLETKVFPRPLLPSLTPSRLASKPYYRLEMVNSSFGARFPSASSGSWPFQYEVKKKTQEKRR
- the C10H16orf46 gene encoding uncharacterized protein C16orf46 homolog isoform X1, which encodes MDLCQENETDLENNESKTTEAIEETFTCPDERRAKSHVCCLLQISDITFQEDRRVNEFVIGTGWEEAVRGWGRTSPAACIWPRKKLKKARAGEGSGSGCLQCVSLSQVNLEAKPSLEARRWETKAVADLGPGLGPEKNWNASSQIPGPSQVPSTAPRESNRICFPNYIHGEKKSLQIKEFIWCLDEWDTPEGLSGKASRSPSRGTGSDRGFSLSHALTSKALLVLPPLRASPPSSVDVLGKNSKNVFWQSDEKVVRGEKDECVAHGYGLKTVDGKGDKRHFELTKRLVLTKGASFSPHVAPTNLLADSEPCCLRWSLLTERSSGCPPNPNGVHYLATLQLLQKEGLQNYRSTLKAKDPRPLRNPQRHLLAKTKQESSPQVLETKVFPRPLLPSLTPSRLASKPYYRLEMVNSSFGARFPSASSGSWPFQYEVKKKSEFQFIRFRSCY